The following are encoded together in the Pan troglodytes isolate AG18354 chromosome 6, NHGRI_mPanTro3-v2.0_pri, whole genome shotgun sequence genome:
- the NUP42 gene encoding nucleoporin NUP42 isoform X2, with product MAICQFFLQGRCRFGDRCWNEHPGARGAGGGRQQPQQQPSGNNRRGWNTTSQRYSNVIQPSSFSKSTPWGGSRDQEKPYFSSFDSGASTNRKEGFGLSENPFASLSPDEQKDEKKLLEGIVKDMEVWESSGQWMFSVYSPVKKKPNISGFTDISPEELRLEYHNFLTSNNLQSYLNSVQHLINQWRNRVNELKSLNISTKVALLSDVKDGVNQAAPAFGFGSSQAATFMSPGFPVNNSSSDNAQNFSFKTNSGFAAASSGSPAGFGSSPAFGAAASTSSGISTSAPAFGFGKPEVTSAASFSFKSPAASSFGSPGFSGLPASLATGPVRAPVAPAFGGGSSVAGFGSPGSHSHTAFSKPSSDTFGNSSISTSLSASSSIIATDNVLFTPRDKLTVEELEQFQSKKFTLGKIPLKPPPLELLNF from the exons gtAATAATAGACGTGGATGGAATACAACTAGCCAGAGATATTCCAATGTCATCCAGCCATCCAGTTTCTCCAAATCCACACCATGGGGGGGCAGCAGAGATCAAGAAAAGccatatttcagttcttttgattCTGGAGCTTCAACTAACAGGAAGGAAGGCTTTGGATTGTCTGAGAACCCATTTGCTTCACTTAGTCCTGATGagcagaaagatgaaaagaaacttCT GGAAGGAATTGTAAAAGATATGGAGGTTTGGGAATCATCAGGGCAGTGgatgttttctgtttattcaccAGTGAAAAAGAAACCTAATATTTCAG GTTTTACAGACATTTCACCAGAGGAATTGAGGCTTGAATACCATAACTTCTTAACCAGCAATAACTTACAGAGTTAT CTAAATTCTGTCCAACATTTAATAAATCAATGGAGGAACAGGGTAAATGAACTGAAAAGTCTAAATATATCAACTAAAGTAGCTTTG ctctctGATGTAAAGGATGGAGTAAATCAAGCAGCACCTGCATTTGGATTTGGCAGTAGTCAAGCAGCAACATTTATGTCGCCAG gCTTTCCAGTCAATAACAGCAGCAGTGATAATGCTCAGAACTTTAGTTTTAAAACAAACTCTGGATTTGCCGCTGCCTCTTCTGGAAGCCCTGCTGGTTTTGGGAGTTCCCCAGCATTTGGAGCTGCAGCCTCTACCAGTTCAGGTATCTCTACTTCTGCTCCAGCTTTTGGATTTGGGAAGCCTGAAGTCACATCGGCTGCATCATTTTCATTCAAAAGCCCTGCAGCTTCCAGTTTTGGATCACCTGGATTTTCAGGACTTCCAGCTTCCTTGGCAACAGGTCCTGTCAGAGCTCCAGTGGCCCCAGCCTTTGGAGGTGGCAGTTCTGTGGCTGGTTTTGGTAGTCCGGGCTCACATTctcacactgctttttctaagcCATCCAGTGACACTTTTGGAAATAGCAGCATATCCACTTCTCTGTCAGCCTCAAGCAGCATCATTGCAACAGATAATGTGTTATTCACACCCAGAGATAAACTAACAGTAGAAGAACTGGAACAATTTCAATCCAAGAAATTTACTCTGGGAAAAATTCCATTAAAGCCTCCACCTCTGGaacttctaaatttttaa
- the NUP42 gene encoding nucleoporin NUP42 isoform X1 produces MAICQFFLQGRCRFGDRCWNEHPGARGAGGGRQQPQQQPSGNNRRGWNTTSQRYSNVIQPSSFSKSTPWGGSRDQEKPYFSSFDSGASTNRKEGFGLSENPFASLSPDEQKDEKKLLEGIVKDMEVWESSGQWMFSVYSPVKKKPNISGFTDISPEELRLEYHNFLTSNNLQSYLNSVQHLINQWRNRVNELKSLNISTKVALKCLWKIYTHLSPKIYGPDCGKFIIFLSDVKDGVNQAAPAFGFGSSQAATFMSPGFPVNNSSSDNAQNFSFKTNSGFAAASSGSPAGFGSSPAFGAAASTSSGISTSAPAFGFGKPEVTSAASFSFKSPAASSFGSPGFSGLPASLATGPVRAPVAPAFGGGSSVAGFGSPGSHSHTAFSKPSSDTFGNSSISTSLSASSSIIATDNVLFTPRDKLTVEELEQFQSKKFTLGKIPLKPPPLELLNF; encoded by the exons gtAATAATAGACGTGGATGGAATACAACTAGCCAGAGATATTCCAATGTCATCCAGCCATCCAGTTTCTCCAAATCCACACCATGGGGGGGCAGCAGAGATCAAGAAAAGccatatttcagttcttttgattCTGGAGCTTCAACTAACAGGAAGGAAGGCTTTGGATTGTCTGAGAACCCATTTGCTTCACTTAGTCCTGATGagcagaaagatgaaaagaaacttCT GGAAGGAATTGTAAAAGATATGGAGGTTTGGGAATCATCAGGGCAGTGgatgttttctgtttattcaccAGTGAAAAAGAAACCTAATATTTCAG GTTTTACAGACATTTCACCAGAGGAATTGAGGCTTGAATACCATAACTTCTTAACCAGCAATAACTTACAGAGTTAT CTAAATTCTGTCCAACATTTAATAAATCAATGGAGGAACAGGGTAAATGAACTGAAAAGTCTAAATATATCAACTAAAGTAGCTTTG AAATGCCTTTGGAAGATATATACCCACCTGTCTCCAAAGATCTATGGTCCCGACTGTGGCAAGTTCATtatcttt ctctctGATGTAAAGGATGGAGTAAATCAAGCAGCACCTGCATTTGGATTTGGCAGTAGTCAAGCAGCAACATTTATGTCGCCAG gCTTTCCAGTCAATAACAGCAGCAGTGATAATGCTCAGAACTTTAGTTTTAAAACAAACTCTGGATTTGCCGCTGCCTCTTCTGGAAGCCCTGCTGGTTTTGGGAGTTCCCCAGCATTTGGAGCTGCAGCCTCTACCAGTTCAGGTATCTCTACTTCTGCTCCAGCTTTTGGATTTGGGAAGCCTGAAGTCACATCGGCTGCATCATTTTCATTCAAAAGCCCTGCAGCTTCCAGTTTTGGATCACCTGGATTTTCAGGACTTCCAGCTTCCTTGGCAACAGGTCCTGTCAGAGCTCCAGTGGCCCCAGCCTTTGGAGGTGGCAGTTCTGTGGCTGGTTTTGGTAGTCCGGGCTCACATTctcacactgctttttctaagcCATCCAGTGACACTTTTGGAAATAGCAGCATATCCACTTCTCTGTCAGCCTCAAGCAGCATCATTGCAACAGATAATGTGTTATTCACACCCAGAGATAAACTAACAGTAGAAGAACTGGAACAATTTCAATCCAAGAAATTTACTCTGGGAAAAATTCCATTAAAGCCTCCACCTCTGGaacttctaaatttttaa
- the NUP42 gene encoding nucleoporin NUP42 isoform X4 has protein sequence MEVWESSGQWMFSVYSPVKKKPNISGFTDISPEELRLEYHNFLTSNNLQSYLNSVQHLINQWRNRVNELKSLNISTKVALLSDVKDGVNQAAPAFGFGSSQAATFMSPGFPVNNSSSDNAQNFSFKTNSGFAAASSGSPAGFGSSPAFGAAASTSSGISTSAPAFGFGKPEVTSAASFSFKSPAASSFGSPGFSGLPASLATGPVRAPVAPAFGGGSSVAGFGSPGSHSHTAFSKPSSDTFGNSSISTSLSASSSIIATDNVLFTPRDKLTVEELEQFQSKKFTLGKIPLKPPPLELLNF, from the exons ATGGAGGTTTGGGAATCATCAGGGCAGTGgatgttttctgtttattcaccAGTGAAAAAGAAACCTAATATTTCAG GTTTTACAGACATTTCACCAGAGGAATTGAGGCTTGAATACCATAACTTCTTAACCAGCAATAACTTACAGAGTTAT CTAAATTCTGTCCAACATTTAATAAATCAATGGAGGAACAGGGTAAATGAACTGAAAAGTCTAAATATATCAACTAAAGTAGCTTTG ctctctGATGTAAAGGATGGAGTAAATCAAGCAGCACCTGCATTTGGATTTGGCAGTAGTCAAGCAGCAACATTTATGTCGCCAG gCTTTCCAGTCAATAACAGCAGCAGTGATAATGCTCAGAACTTTAGTTTTAAAACAAACTCTGGATTTGCCGCTGCCTCTTCTGGAAGCCCTGCTGGTTTTGGGAGTTCCCCAGCATTTGGAGCTGCAGCCTCTACCAGTTCAGGTATCTCTACTTCTGCTCCAGCTTTTGGATTTGGGAAGCCTGAAGTCACATCGGCTGCATCATTTTCATTCAAAAGCCCTGCAGCTTCCAGTTTTGGATCACCTGGATTTTCAGGACTTCCAGCTTCCTTGGCAACAGGTCCTGTCAGAGCTCCAGTGGCCCCAGCCTTTGGAGGTGGCAGTTCTGTGGCTGGTTTTGGTAGTCCGGGCTCACATTctcacactgctttttctaagcCATCCAGTGACACTTTTGGAAATAGCAGCATATCCACTTCTCTGTCAGCCTCAAGCAGCATCATTGCAACAGATAATGTGTTATTCACACCCAGAGATAAACTAACAGTAGAAGAACTGGAACAATTTCAATCCAAGAAATTTACTCTGGGAAAAATTCCATTAAAGCCTCCACCTCTGGaacttctaaatttttaa
- the NUP42 gene encoding nucleoporin NUP42 isoform X3, which produces MEVWESSGQWMFSVYSPVKKKPNISGFTDISPEELRLEYHNFLTSNNLQSYLNSVQHLINQWRNRVNELKSLNISTKVALKCLWKIYTHLSPKIYGPDCGKFIIFLSDVKDGVNQAAPAFGFGSSQAATFMSPGFPVNNSSSDNAQNFSFKTNSGFAAASSGSPAGFGSSPAFGAAASTSSGISTSAPAFGFGKPEVTSAASFSFKSPAASSFGSPGFSGLPASLATGPVRAPVAPAFGGGSSVAGFGSPGSHSHTAFSKPSSDTFGNSSISTSLSASSSIIATDNVLFTPRDKLTVEELEQFQSKKFTLGKIPLKPPPLELLNF; this is translated from the exons ATGGAGGTTTGGGAATCATCAGGGCAGTGgatgttttctgtttattcaccAGTGAAAAAGAAACCTAATATTTCAG GTTTTACAGACATTTCACCAGAGGAATTGAGGCTTGAATACCATAACTTCTTAACCAGCAATAACTTACAGAGTTAT CTAAATTCTGTCCAACATTTAATAAATCAATGGAGGAACAGGGTAAATGAACTGAAAAGTCTAAATATATCAACTAAAGTAGCTTTG AAATGCCTTTGGAAGATATATACCCACCTGTCTCCAAAGATCTATGGTCCCGACTGTGGCAAGTTCATtatcttt ctctctGATGTAAAGGATGGAGTAAATCAAGCAGCACCTGCATTTGGATTTGGCAGTAGTCAAGCAGCAACATTTATGTCGCCAG gCTTTCCAGTCAATAACAGCAGCAGTGATAATGCTCAGAACTTTAGTTTTAAAACAAACTCTGGATTTGCCGCTGCCTCTTCTGGAAGCCCTGCTGGTTTTGGGAGTTCCCCAGCATTTGGAGCTGCAGCCTCTACCAGTTCAGGTATCTCTACTTCTGCTCCAGCTTTTGGATTTGGGAAGCCTGAAGTCACATCGGCTGCATCATTTTCATTCAAAAGCCCTGCAGCTTCCAGTTTTGGATCACCTGGATTTTCAGGACTTCCAGCTTCCTTGGCAACAGGTCCTGTCAGAGCTCCAGTGGCCCCAGCCTTTGGAGGTGGCAGTTCTGTGGCTGGTTTTGGTAGTCCGGGCTCACATTctcacactgctttttctaagcCATCCAGTGACACTTTTGGAAATAGCAGCATATCCACTTCTCTGTCAGCCTCAAGCAGCATCATTGCAACAGATAATGTGTTATTCACACCCAGAGATAAACTAACAGTAGAAGAACTGGAACAATTTCAATCCAAGAAATTTACTCTGGGAAAAATTCCATTAAAGCCTCCACCTCTGGaacttctaaatttttaa